The following coding sequences lie in one Phragmites australis chromosome 8, lpPhrAust1.1, whole genome shotgun sequence genomic window:
- the LOC133926801 gene encoding probable aquaporin TIP2-2 gives MSGNLAFGRFDDSFSAASLKAYVAEFISTLVFVFAGVGSAIAYTKLTGGAPLDPTGLIAVAVCHGFGLFVAVAIGANISGGHVNPAVTFGLALGGQITILTGIFYWVAQLLGAIVGAVLVQFCTGVTTPTHALSGVGAFEGIVMEIIVTFGLVYTVYATAADPKKGSLGTIAPIAIGFIVGANILVAGPFSGGSMNPARSFGPAVASGDFTNIWIYWVGPLIGGGLAGIVYRYIYMCDDHAPVASSDF, from the exons ATGTCGGGCAACCTCGCCTTTGGCCGCTTCGATGACTCCTTCAGCGCGGCCTCCCTCAAGGCCTACGTCGCCGAGTTCATCTCCACCCTCGTCTTCGTCTTCGCCGGCGTCGGCTCCGCCATCGCCTACA CCAAGTTAACCGGCGGTGCGCCGCTTGACCCGACCGGGCTGATCGCTGTGGCGGTGTGCCACGGGTTCGGGCTCTTCGTCGCGGTGGCTATCGGCGCCAACATCTCCGGCGGCCACGTCAACCCCGCCGTCACCTTCGGCCTCGCCCTGGGAGGACAGATCACCATCCTTACCGGCATCTTCTACTGGGTAGCCCAGCTCCTCGGCGCCATCGTCGGCGCCGTCCTGGTCCAGTTCTGCACCGGCGTG ACGACCCCGACACACGCGCTCTCCGGCGTGGGCGCGTTCGAGGGCATCGTCATGGAGATCATCGTCACCTTCGGGCTCGTCTACACCGTGTACGCCACCGCCGCGGACCCCAAGAAGGGCTCGCTCGGCACCATCGCCCCCATCGCCATCGGCTTCATTGTCGGCGCCAACATCCTCGTGGCAGGCCCCTTCTCCGGCGGGTCCATGAACCCGGCCCGCTCATTCGGCCCCGCCGTGGCCAGCGGCGACTTCACCAACATCTGGATCTACTGGGTTGGCCCGCTCATCGGCGGCGGCCTGGCCGGCATCGTCTACCGGTACATCTACATGTGCGACGACCACGCGCCCGTGGCCAGCAGCGACTTCTAA